CGCGCAATGCGGATATCCGGCAGCTGGACCAATGCCCGCCCTTCCGGATCGCGCACGATAACCTCGCGCAGGCTTACAGTGTCCCCCGCGTCGCGCACATGCTCGAAGCCGGAGCGTCGCGCGGCGTGCTCCTCTGCGATTTGCAGGAAATTGCTGAGACGTGAGCTCGTCGCGGCGAGCTCCGCTAGATCTTTATAGGAAAAAATGAACCACGACAGTGTCGTCACCACATTGGAGAACGCATTGGCGATTTGCATCAAGCCGCCGAGCGTCAGCTTTCCCGCCAGAAAAGCCGGCAGAGCGAGGAAAAGCGGAATGCGCAGCACCGTCGACATATAGGGACGAACGAAAAAGCCGAGGATCAGCTCTCGCCCGATGAGACGCCGCCAGTTATCGATGATCCGGCCAAAACGGCCGTCGAAATGGCGCCTCTCAGCGGCCTCTCCACCGGCGAGCGCCACTTCATCATAGGCTTCACGCATGCGCGCCAGAGAGAAGCGGAAGTCGGCCTCACGCTTCTGTTGCTCAAAACTCAGCCTCTTGAGCGGGCGGCCCAGAAGATGGGTAATTAAACTACCGACAGCGACGTAGATGGGGGCAGCCCACACCATATAGCGGGGAATTTCGATGGATAGCCCCGCTATTATGAAAGCGAGAGGAAACGTGCTTAGCGCCCAGAGCAAGCTGACATACGAGAACAGCGCAATGATATTGCCGGCGACATCAAGACCTTCCTGGGTAAACCTCTCAACAAAGATCCGGCAGTCATCAGCGATACGCTGGTCGGGGTTGTCGATTCTTCGATCCCCGGCAAGGTGCCAGTAGCTCTTATGCGACAGCCAGCGGTCTAGTGACGCTGAGGTCAAAGCACGACGCCAGCGTATCTGAACGATCTTGCGGAGGTAGCTTGCAGCCAAAAATACGGTTGCGCTCGAGCCGATGATCAAGAAGAAGACGCCAACTTGACGAACCGCTTCGCCGCTATCGAGCTTCTGTAAGGCGTCATAAAAGACCGCATTCCAAGCGATCAACTTCAGATTGATCTGAATCGAAACGATGTTCAGCAAGAAAACGCAGACAAAAAAGAAAAGGCCGACCTTGCCGCCAGGGCCCTTGACGGCAAGGCCGACCAGCCATGCCATCTGGCGGAAAAGGCGGATCACGATCGAGCGCCCTCTGCGGGAGACTGCGGGCCCGCCGGGCGCTTGGCGCGCCATGAACTAGGCGGCTCGGGCCGATCCAAGCGGAAGATGGCGTCCGCTATCCCGACAATGGTGCCGGCATCCTGGGTGTCCGCTTCACTCGGCAATAGCACTGACACGTCGGTGATGCCGAGGTCACGCAGTTGATAGGGCGTGCCATGTCCATATTCGAGATGGCCTCGCCCGATGATTCCAACCACGAGCGAAATCGGCCGCTCGTCAAGAGCTCGCGCAATGTTGCAAGCAAAGGCGCGGTCCCATGTCTGCTGAGCGCGGACGAAACGGTCGAAAGCGGGATCGTCGGCGCTCTGCGCCAAGCCACCCGGACCGCTCGCGCGCCCGCGTCCCACGAGATTGAAGAGATACTGCCGATAAGCGGAGGTCGCGGGGGCCGAAGGCGTCAACCCGTCGCGCTCACTCTCGGAGATAGCGTCCCAGCCTTCCTTGCCGACCCGCGTCACGAGCGGGCGATAACAGTTCAAGGCGAGCATGGGGACTTTCTGCTGGCGGCAGAAATGGAAGATCGGCAGGTACAACGCGGCATCGAAACCCCAGACATCGTTCCATTCCGACCGGACCAGAAAGGTCTCTGTGTCCATTTCACCATCCACCCAGGCGTCAAGCACCGGCTGGAGACGACGTGGAAACATCTCGAACCCGACCGCCATGGCCGGATTGAGTACATGCAGAAAGGCGATGACGTGGAGCTGCCAGCGATGAATCTCTGCGACATCATGTGTCTCGCCGAGCAGCACCGCACGCCGGAAGGCGGCCTTCTGCAGAACCGGCCGCTGATCCACTAGGCTCCCCGTCGCCGGATCGAGCCATGTCCCCCGCGGGTGGGAAACAACCTTTGCCTCGGAGGTCGTCATCGCCGTCAACCCCATGCTCAGAACTTGGAAAAGACGGCTGCCGGACCACGCACGCTGAGACCGATCAGCTCGCCCCCGGCATTCTCCGCCTCCAACACGATCGCGTCGCTTTCGTTACGACGGCGCCATCCTGCGACCGAACCGCCGCGCAGATGCAGATGGAAATCAGGCTGCATCACATTGATGAAGCCCATGCCGGGCTTCACCGCTGCCACAACGCCTTGCCAACTCTGCACGATGCCGGGACGCGCGAGCGTGATGGAGATCGGCTCCCCACCCTCACGAGCAGCCTCGAAGGCGAGCATGCCGGGATCGCCCTCCTCGAAGGTTGCCGGCTCGCGGGCTGGCTTCTCCACTTCCGGAAGGGGCGTACCGCCGCCGAGCGGCGCAAGACCCGTGTCGAAGGGATCAAGGCCCGCCATGCCGATGATGCTGAAAAGCACCTCGCCATCAGCATTCTGGAAGTCGAGCCGTGGCAGGACCATGTCCTTCATGCGTCCCGTCCGGTCGACCACCACGGACGCGACCGCGGCGACATCGATGCGAGAGTCATGCGCCGCACCGCGGCAACGGACAATGCCATCCTCTGCCCCGACCGATTCGACAGGGCCAATACGTTCGTGCGTTGCCCCGCCGTGGCGTGCGGTCAGCATCACGCTGCCCATCTGCGGGAGGCAATGGAGCACGGCCGCCGCATCTCGGCTGAGTTCGGCGCGGACGGGAGTTTCAGTCGTCATGTCAAAAAGCCTATCTCTCTTAGAAATCGACCTGGGCGCTGAGCTTGAAGGTGCGGCCCGGCGCGGTTTGCAGCTCCAGGGGGTTGGTGACCTTCACGCTGTCCGCTGGATTGCGCGAGAAAGTATAACCAAACGGTCCCTTGAAATAACGCTGGTCGAAGATATTGAGGACGCCAGCGCGCAGCGTGACCATTTCCGTCGGCTTCCAGTTTACATAGCTGTCAAACACCATATAGCTGGACGGACGATAGAGATCATTGGAGCTCGCACGGTTCACGCCCTGGCCGAACGTGCTGATGACTTCAGCCTGCAACCCCCAGTCAGGTCGCATCCACTTCAGGCCCACTGTTCCATTGAACGGCGTGGCCCCATCATAGGGCACCATCGGATCGCCCGCCTGGTAGCGCTGGTCGCCGTATTGATAGGACGCGGAGGCGTTCACCGCCCAGTTGTCATGGAACTGCCACTCGCCAAAAGCCTCGATACCCCAGATCTTGACCGCAGACAGATTGCGATAGGTGTAGTCGTTCGTGCCCGGGGGATTGTAGAAATTCTGGATGAAGTCCTTGTAGTCAGCATAGAAGCCACCGATCGAGAACCACGCGCGATCGAATTGGCCACGGAAGCCGGCCTCATAGGACTTGACGCTTTCCGGTTGCAGGTTGGGGTTCGGAATAAGGTTGAAGGAGACGCCTGGCGAGGACGTATAAAGCTGCTGCGCCGTAGGCATCTTGAAGCCTTCCGCGTACCGCGCGTAGACGGAGTAGACATCCGTGAGCTTGAAGATGGCCCCGATCTGCGGAATGAGCTTGCTGGAGTCCGCCTTCTTCGGCGTTATTCCATCCGCCGGGACATAAAAGGCATTCGCCTGCGGGTCGATTGAATAGTTGGCCCAGCGGACACCGGGCGTGATCATCAGCCGGTCGCCGAAGAGCCTGATTTCATCCTGCATATAGAAGTCAGCGCGTGTCGTATCAGCATTCGTGAAGGCGGCGCTTCGCGTATACGTCGTCCGCCCCGTCGTGAGATTTCTGACGAGGCTATCGCGATAGTAATCAGCGCGGGTGTAATCCCCCTGGAAACCATACGTCAGCGTATGGCTGCTCGCGCCGATGTTGAACTTCGATGTGAGCTGAAGATCAGCCTGCCAGAATTCCTCTGAATACCCAAGGTTATCAACAGAGATCTGATTCTGCCTTGTTGCCAGCGTCTGGAGGCGCTCGCTGTGAACATCGCGGCTCTGCGGCGAATAGGACAACTGCCAATGCAGGTTGTCTAGGAAGTTTACCCCAACGTTCCAGTCATGCGATAACGAAACGCGCTTGCGGGTTTGGTCCTGTAGGCGGGGATAAAGCCCGTTGAAGGCTCCGTTAGACTGCAGCCCGTAGTCGTACATCTGACGGATATTATTCGAGCTCTCGTAGAGCTCACCAGTCAATTTGAACTCATGGTCGGACGAGGGACGAAACACCAGTTTCGTCAACATGTTCCATGTGGTTCCGTCAAGCGGGTTGAGAGTGTCGCAGCGGATGGCCATGGGGACGCGCGGGCAGCCCCAGATGCCGCCATCCGCGCGGGCCTTGCTCAGCTTACCCTCGTTAAAGGTGTTCTGGTTGACGAGGATGAGACCCTGCAGTGTGGGAGTCAGCTGGAAGGCCGCCATCGCGGTCTTCGAGAAGGACTTGTTGAAGCTGTCGTAAGTGGCCTGAATACGACCGGCGTAAGGCTTGTCCTTGCCCTTGAGAAGATCATCCGGGTCGAGCGTGCGATAGGCGACGATACCGCCCAGGGCGTCCGCGCCCCAGAGCACGGAGCCCGGGCCGCGCACGATCTCGACGGCCTTCAGGCCCGGGAAATCGACGAAGTTGCGGTTGCCATCAGTGATACGCTCCTGAATACGGGTGCCGTCGACTTGCATCTGCACGCGGTTTCCACCAACGCCGCGGATCGTGAAGCCGCCGAGATTACCGAACGGATCCGTTCCTGAAGTCTGGCGATCGACAGTAATACCGGGTTGGTAACGTGCCAGATCCATGTTGTCGCGCGTCATGGTCTGGTCCAGCTGCTGCCTGGTCGTCACGGTCACCGTGCCTGGCACGTCGAGGACATTGGTTGGCTGGCGCGTGGCTGTGATGGAAATGGCGTCGAGTTCGATCGTGCCGGGCGCGGCGATGAAATCACCATTTGCGCTCACCTCATCAGCGGCCTCCTGCACCGGCGCCGCCGCGCCGGCCTGCGCACTGCGCGCATCCCTCGACGTAGGTTGTGCCTGCTGCGCATTCGCGCTCGTTGCCGCAAGAACAATCACCAGCGCGCTAACGCTGGTGAGAAGACGAGACGTTGTGCCCATGATGCCCAGCCAATTCGAATCTTATCTGGCGAGCATTAATCAAGCATTCATCGATTCTTCAAGAAAAATATCCGTTATATGCCAACTATTTACTTTTGAATCGTTCTTCTTTTTAATTATTTTACTTTTCCTCTTAATTTAGAAAATTCAAAAATTTTACCTTGAACGCTCGATATCAAATGGTTTCCAGCGGAGGCCCGCGGGAAAAACAGCCTCGGCTTTAAGGTTACGAACGACAAACTCCTGAACTTGGCGTCTGGTGGCGAATGCGATGTACGATCGCCCGCACCCAGCGGCGGCAAAGCAGAATTCCAGATGACCAACAAAATGTGGGATCTATACCTGTATCGCGGAACTACGTTCTAAATATTCTAATGCAATTGTACAGAAACGTTGTCCGCTCAGGACAATGCGGGCTGCGCCTTACTGGGCGAGGAAGCCGCCATCGACGGGAAGCGTATGGCCGGTGATCATCGCCGCGCCCGGTCCCGCAAGGAAAACGATTGCTGCGGCGACGTCCTCAGGCTCCGCCAGACGTTTGAGCGGGGTCATGGCCTCGATACGCGCCACGAGCTCGGGCTGCGCGACGAGCGGCGCGATGAAGGGTGTGTTCACATAGGTGGGTGCGACCGCGTTCACGCGGATACCGTGAGGCGCCCATTCCACCGCCAGCGCACGCGTCATGTTGACGATGGCACCCTTGGTGGTCTGGTAGGAGATATTGGGATAGAGCCCGCCGCCGGAAAATCCCATGATCGACGAGACATTGATGACGGCGCCGGCGATGCCCGCCCCGATCATGTGACGCGCCGCCGCCCGCGCGCACAGGAAGGTGCCCGTCATGTTGACGGCCACCACCTTGTCCCAATCGGCAACCGTGTGCTCGACGGCGGGCTGGCGGATCGCAAGACCGGCGCTGTTGACCAGGATGTCGATGCGTCCGGCCTGTGCGACTACCTCCGCGAAGGCCCGGTCGACCTGCCCTTCATCAGCGATGTCAGCCTCGACCGCGCAATGCGCACCGGTGCCGAGGCTCGCGAGCAGGTCGGCACTGACAGTGGCGCGATCAAGCACAGCGACTCTCGCACCGGCTTCCGCCAATGCTTTGGCCGTCGCGAAACCGATGCCGCTTGCGCCGCCGGTCACAACGGCGACGCGGCCAACCAGCGGTTTCATGACATCGGTCACAGGCTTACACCCAGTGCTTTCACCCATCCCATGCCCTCGTCCGTGTCGGCGCGGGGCTTGTATTCCAGCCCCACCCAGCCGTCATAGCCGATGCTGGCGAGGTGATCGAGAACCGCGCGATAGTTGATCTCGCCCTCGTCGGGCTCGGCGCGGCTCGGCACGGCGGCGATCTGCACATGGCCGATCACGGGCAGGTAGCGGGTGAGCTTGCGCAGCACGTCTCCCTCGGCCGCGCCGACGTGGTAGACGTCGAACATCAGCTTGATGTTCGGCCGGCCGGCCTCTTCCCGGATACACGCGGCCTCGGCCTGCGTCGCATAGAAATAGCCAGGCGCGTCATAGGGGTTCAGCGCCTCGAGAAGCAGCGTCAGGCCATGCGGAGCGGCCTTGTCGGAGGCCTCGCGCAGGTTCTTCACGAAGACGGCGGCCGCCGCCGCCCGCATTTCCGGCGCGACGAAGCCCGCCATGCAATGGATGGCCGTGCCACCCGCCTCCAGGCAATAGGCAATGGACTGGTCGACGGCGGCCTGGAACTCGGCCTCGCGGCCCGCGAGGGCGCCGAGGCCGTTTTCTCCGATTGCCAGGTTACCACGCACAGTGTTGATGCCGAGCAGCTTTAATCCATGACGTTCGCAGCGCGCCCTCACCTCCGCAGCGGGCGTGTCATACGGCCAGTGCAGCTCGATCGCCTTGAAGCCGGCCCGCGCCGCGGCGTCAATGCGCTCCAGGAGCGGACGGTCGGGCCAGAGAAAGCCGAGGTTGGCGGAATAACGCAGCATCGTCATTTCAGGGCGAACCTCGCGTTCAACTGATCGATCTGGCTCTGATCAAGGCTCCGCACCGCGAGCCCGCGGGTGACGATGAGGAGCCTCGCCGTCTCCTCCAGCTCCTCCGCGGCGAAGACGGCGCTGTCCAGCGACGCGCCCGCCACCACCGGCCCGTGGTTGGCGAGAAGCACCGCTGCGTGCTCCGCGGCGCGCGCGGCGACCAGCGGCGCCACATCGGGCGAGCCCGGCGGGGTATAGGGCAGCACCGGCACGCGCCCCACGCGCATCACCACATAGGGCGTGATCGGCGTGACCGC
This portion of the Chelatococcus sp. YT9 genome encodes:
- a CDS encoding ChaN family lipoprotein produces the protein MTTSEAKVVSHPRGTWLDPATGSLVDQRPVLQKAAFRRAVLLGETHDVAEIHRWQLHVIAFLHVLNPAMAVGFEMFPRRLQPVLDAWVDGEMDTETFLVRSEWNDVWGFDAALYLPIFHFCRQQKVPMLALNCYRPLVTRVGKEGWDAISESERDGLTPSAPATSAYRQYLFNLVGRGRASGPGGLAQSADDPAFDRFVRAQQTWDRAFACNIARALDERPISLVVGIIGRGHLEYGHGTPYQLRDLGITDVSVLLPSEADTQDAGTIVGIADAIFRLDRPEPPSSWRAKRPAGPQSPAEGARS
- a CDS encoding TIM barrel protein; translation: MLRYSANLGFLWPDRPLLERIDAAARAGFKAIELHWPYDTPAAEVRARCERHGLKLLGINTVRGNLAIGENGLGALAGREAEFQAAVDQSIAYCLEAGGTAIHCMAGFVAPEMRAAAAAVFVKNLREASDKAAPHGLTLLLEALNPYDAPGYFYATQAEAACIREEAGRPNIKLMFDVYHVGAAEGDVLRKLTRYLPVIGHVQIAAVPSRAEPDEGEINYRAVLDHLASIGYDGWVGLEYKPRADTDEGMGWVKALGVSL
- a CDS encoding SDR family oxidoreductase, encoding MGESTGCKPVTDVMKPLVGRVAVVTGGASGIGFATAKALAEAGARVAVLDRATVSADLLASLGTGAHCAVEADIADEGQVDRAFAEVVAQAGRIDILVNSAGLAIRQPAVEHTVADWDKVVAVNMTGTFLCARAAARHMIGAGIAGAVINVSSIMGFSGGGLYPNISYQTTKGAIVNMTRALAVEWAPHGIRVNAVAPTYVNTPFIAPLVAQPELVARIEAMTPLKRLAEPEDVAAAIVFLAGPGAAMITGHTLPVDGGFLAQ
- a CDS encoding TonB-dependent hemoglobin/transferrin/lactoferrin family receptor yields the protein MGTTSRLLTSVSALVIVLAATSANAQQAQPTSRDARSAQAGAAAPVQEAADEVSANGDFIAAPGTIELDAISITATRQPTNVLDVPGTVTVTTRQQLDQTMTRDNMDLARYQPGITVDRQTSGTDPFGNLGGFTIRGVGGNRVQMQVDGTRIQERITDGNRNFVDFPGLKAVEIVRGPGSVLWGADALGGIVAYRTLDPDDLLKGKDKPYAGRIQATYDSFNKSFSKTAMAAFQLTPTLQGLILVNQNTFNEGKLSKARADGGIWGCPRVPMAIRCDTLNPLDGTTWNMLTKLVFRPSSDHEFKLTGELYESSNNIRQMYDYGLQSNGAFNGLYPRLQDQTRKRVSLSHDWNVGVNFLDNLHWQLSYSPQSRDVHSERLQTLATRQNQISVDNLGYSEEFWQADLQLTSKFNIGASSHTLTYGFQGDYTRADYYRDSLVRNLTTGRTTYTRSAAFTNADTTRADFYMQDEIRLFGDRLMITPGVRWANYSIDPQANAFYVPADGITPKKADSSKLIPQIGAIFKLTDVYSVYARYAEGFKMPTAQQLYTSSPGVSFNLIPNPNLQPESVKSYEAGFRGQFDRAWFSIGGFYADYKDFIQNFYNPPGTNDYTYRNLSAVKIWGIEAFGEWQFHDNWAVNASASYQYGDQRYQAGDPMVPYDGATPFNGTVGLKWMRPDWGLQAEVISTFGQGVNRASSNDLYRPSSYMVFDSYVNWKPTEMVTLRAGVLNIFDQRYFKGPFGYTFSRNPADSVKVTNPLELQTAPGRTFKLSAQVDF
- a CDS encoding ABC transporter ATP-binding protein/permease, with amino-acid sequence MIRLFRQMAWLVGLAVKGPGGKVGLFFFVCVFLLNIVSIQINLKLIAWNAVFYDALQKLDSGEAVRQVGVFFLIIGSSATVFLAASYLRKIVQIRWRRALTSASLDRWLSHKSYWHLAGDRRIDNPDQRIADDCRIFVERFTQEGLDVAGNIIALFSYVSLLWALSTFPLAFIIAGLSIEIPRYMVWAAPIYVAVGSLITHLLGRPLKRLSFEQQKREADFRFSLARMREAYDEVALAGGEAAERRHFDGRFGRIIDNWRRLIGRELILGFFVRPYMSTVLRIPLFLALPAFLAGKLTLGGLMQIANAFSNVVTTLSWFIFSYKDLAELAATSSRLSNFLQIAEEHAARRSGFEHVRDAGDTVSLREVIVRDPEGRALVQLPDIRIARGECIWLSGASGAGKSTLLKTIAGLWPHGAGQIATPIDPPFFLPQKPYLPLDDLAAAAVYPHDPRDFPPGWIENVLAKVGLTHRLAALRNAAEGGVGDKPQGLSGGEMQRLMIARLLAIRPNWAFLDEPTSALDAQAERDLFTLLREMLPLTTFVVVAHREPAGLGPLRRVNIAPGSREAGAPSPAMALKTA